A section of the Coffea eugenioides isolate CCC68of unplaced genomic scaffold, Ceug_1.0 ScVebR1_384;HRSCAF=1055, whole genome shotgun sequence genome encodes:
- the LOC113758200 gene encoding uncharacterized protein LOC113758200, giving the protein MTTPPPPPKPLSSQEWETLIEDYNHGRLHRWTTYDYAGPPLVDLALSSLLRKDFSLHLKQHLLIFLEEHSISLFTSPASLFRLLETLRLVIQSPNPNDAVSLSFSFKEQFLISTTSIFIVHGTFATTDFETLECLVELLLTIVNRPNHGIDRQTRAVACECLRELELAFPCLLSEIAAHIWGLCQSERTHAAQSYVLLLAAVIHSIVVYGKAPNVSILNASTPLFPFNVPRIFIENDKDGDDSDVIVGDDDEKNVSSASSNLKEKNVTYKELRRVISFLLEWPQYLTCGGVLEFMRMTMPVANALELQASLLKVQFSGLIYTFDPLLCHAYLGMYLRLLDSFDGQEMEIANRLVLQSKELYLSYQNNVVFQLLSVHWLLGLIQLVIGRDVTKRKSFADVMSLSFYPAIFDPLALKSLKLDLAAYCSVLLDDFGTLKRYANGGTMTVEVGSEVSVVKLLEDGLMCVSGFKWLPPWSTETAVAFRTFHKFLVGTSSHSDLNESDSSSKRSPMELPIFCAIQGMLIESTLKFQGLVPLIVSFVDRLLGCYKHRWLGEWLLETFNESFIPKLNIDYKLGSYFPILERISANERVSPTGLLELLANYMVVLIKKHGPDTGLKSWCQGSKILGICRTMMIHHHSSSLFLGLSRLLAFACLYFPDLEVRDHARTYLRMLVCIPGKKLRDLLNIGEQLPGISPSTNSSSFFNLQSPRYHDPKKSRNISSYIHLERTVPLLVRQSWSLSLPVLRLDDDKQSLESFKDNKTTGEPKELDRSSSSIEIVSDINRISQLQEPLRVMDSKVSEMVGILRKHFASIPDFRHFPGLKIKIPCVLSFDSELFNHSVGTSIPSDSCGIDSLPAIYATVLKFSSSAPYGNIPSYHIPFLLGQPVKKDYSFSETNSLDIVPVGNGSAEEKRFKAHVMIELEPREPQPGVINVHIQTNADNSEIIQGQLHSIKVGIEDMFLKAIVPEDVPTEAVPNYCLDLFNALWEACGTSSSTGRETFVLKGGKGVAAISGTQSVKLLEVPFMSLIQAVQRCLAPFVVSVTGEPLINIVKGGEIIREVVWKDSDSDSLSEAPNPDARLDGGPLYIQYMDDENEKGPHLQISKRNMGCFLVLIFLPPRFHLLFKMEVCDVSTLVRVRTDHWPCLAYVDELLEALFIE; this is encoded by the exons ATGACAACACCGCCACCGCCACCAAAGCCCCTGTCATCTCAAGAATGGGAGACATTGATCGAAGATTACAACCACGGCCGCCTTCACCGGTGGACCACCTACGACTACGCCGGTCCCCCACTCGTCGACCTCGCACTCTCTTCTCTCCTCCGAAAGGACTTCTCTCTCCACCTAAAACAACATCTCCTAATCTTCCTAGAAGAACACTCCATTTCTCTATTCACTTCCCCGGCGAGCCTCTTCCGCCTCCTCGAAACTCTCCGTCTCGTAATCCAGTCCCCCAACCCAAATGATGCCGTCTCCCTCTCTTTCTCATTTAAAGAACAGTTCCTCATTTCAACGACTTCAATATTCATCGTTCATGGTACCTTTGCCACTactgattttgaaaccctagagTGTTTGGTGGAGCTGTTGTTGACGATTGTAAACCGTCCGAACCACGGGATCGACCGGCAGACGAGGGCTGTAGCTTGCGAATGTTTGCGGGAGCTGGAATTGGCGTTTCCCTGTTTGTTATCAGAGATTGCGGCGCATATTTGGGGACTTTGTCAGAGCGAGAGAACCCACGCGGCTCAAAGCTACGTTTTGTTACTCGCAGCGGTGATTCACAGCATTGTAGTTTATGGTAAGGCGCCCAATGTTTCTATTCTTAATGCTTCTACACCACTGTTTCCGTTTAATGTGCCGCGaattttcattgaaaatgaCAAGGATGGTGATGATAGTGATGTTATTGTTGGTGATGATGACGAGAAAAATGTTTCTAGTGCTAGTAGTAATTTGAAGGAGAAGAACGTAACGTATAAGGAGTTAAGGAGGGTGATTTCGTTTTTGTTAGAGTGGCCACAATACTTAACCTGCGGTGGAGTTTTGGAGTTTATGAGGATGACAATGCCGGTGGCCAATGCTCTGGAGTTGCAAGCTTCTTTGCTCAAAGTACAGTTTTCGGGGCTTATTTACACGTTTGACCCTTTACTCTGTCATGCTTATTTAGGGATGTATTTGAGGCTCTTGGACTCGTTTGATGggcaagaaatggaaattgctAATCGACTAGTGTTGCAAAGCAAGGAGCTATACTTGTCATATCAAAATAATGTAGTTTTTCAATTGCTTTCTGTTCACTGGTTATTAGGTTTGATTCAATTGGTCATAGGTAGAGATGTGACGAAGAGAAAAAGTTTTGCAGATGTGATGAGTCTGAGTTTTTATCCTGCTATTTTTGATCCACTGGCGCTGAAATCATTGAAACTTGACTTGGCCGCTTATTGCTCTGTTTTACTCGATGATTTTGGGACTCTGAAGAGGTATGCAAATGGGGGGACGATGACTGTGGAGGTAGGTTCAGAAGTTTCTGTGGTCAAACTGCTTGAAGATGGCCTCATGTGCGTATCTGGTTTCAAATGGTTGCCTCCTTGGAGCACAGAAACTGCAGTGGCGTTCCGCACCTTCCATAAGTTTTTGGTAGGCACGTCATCTCATTCTGATCTTAATGAGTCTGATTCTTCTTCCAAAAGGTCTCCCATGGAGTTGCCCATATTCTGTGCTATACAG GGAATGCTGATAGAATCAACATTAAAATTTCAAGGGTTGGTACCCCTGATTGTTTCCTTTGTCGACCGTTTATTGGGATGTTACAAACACCGCTGGCTGGGCGAGTGGCTGCTGGAGACATTCAATGAATCTTTCATCCCAAAACTTAATATAGACTATAAATTAGGATCTTACTTCCCCATTTTGGAAAGAATTTCGGCGAATGAGAGAGTTTCTCCGACGGGGTTGTTAGAGCTTCTTGCCAACTATATGGTTGTCCTGATTAAGAAACATGGTCCAGATACAGGGTTGAAATCATGGTGTCAGGGGAGCAAAATTCTGGGCATTTGTCGGACTATGATGATTCATCACCACAGTTCCAGTTTGTTTCTTGGACTTTCTCGTCTCCTTGCATTTGCTTGCCTTTATTTTCCTGATCTGGAGGTTCGTGACCATGCAAG GACCTACCTGCGGATGCTGGTTTGCATTCCAGGAAAGAAGCTTCGCGACTTGCTGAACATTGGGGAGCAGCTTCCTGGAATTTCACCATCTACCAATTCTAGTTCATTTTTCAATCTTCAGTCTCCTCGCTATCATGACCCGAAGAAATCTCGGAATATTTCATCCTACATTCATCTTGAGCGCACTGTGCCACTTTTAGTTAGACAATCATGGTCCTTGTCATTGCCAGTGCTCAGATTAGATGATGATAAGCAGTCACTGGAAAGCTTCAAGGATAACAAAACTACAGGTGAGCCAAAGGAGCTTGACAGAAGTAGTAGTAGTATCGAGATTGTTTCTGATATTAACAGAATTAGCCAGCTTCAGGAGCCACTACGTGTGATGGACTCAAAAGTTTCAGAAATGGTGGGGATTTTAAGAAAGCATTTTGCATCAATTCCTGATTTTAGACACTTCCCAGGACTCAAGATCAAAATACCTTGTGTTTTGAGCTTTGACTCAGAGTTGTTTAATCACTCGGTAGGGACCAGCATACCCAGTGATAGCTGTGGAATAGATTCACTTCCAGCCATATACGCCACAGTGCTCAAATTTTCGTCTTCTGCACCGTATGGCAATATTCCATCATATCACATTCCTTTTCTTCTTGGCCAACCTGTCAAAAAGGATTACTCTTTCAGCGAAACTAATTCACTAGATATCGTTCCTGTTGGAAATGGTTCTGCCGAGGAAAAAAGGTTTAAAGCTCATGTAATGATTGAATTAGAGCCCCGGGAACCACAACCTGGTGTCATCAATGTACATATTCAAACAAATGCGGACAATAGTGAGATCATTCAAGGACAGCTTCACAGTATCAAAGTGGGAATTGAAGATATGTTTCTCAAAGCTATTGTTCCAGAAGATGTCCCAACAGAAGCAGTGCCTAACTATTGTCTGGACCTGTTCAATGCCTTATGGGAAGCATGTGGCACATCGTCTAGCACCGGGCGAGAAACCTTTGTCTTGAAAGGAGGCAAAGGAGTTGCTGCAATCAGCGGAACACAATCAGTGAAGCTGCTTGAGGTACCTTTCATGTCTTTGATTCAAGCTGTCCAGCGGTGCTTGGCACCATTTGTTGTTAGTGTAACTGGCGAACCTCTTATTAATATCGTGAAAGGTGGTGAAATAATAAGAGAGGTAGTATGGAAGGATTCTGATTCAGATTCTTTATCTGAGGCTCCGAACCCAGATGCGAGGTTGGATGGAGGTCCTCTTTATATCCAGTACATGGATGACGAAAATGAGAAAGGGCCTCACCTACAAATTTCCAAAAGGAACATGGGATGCTTCCTCGTATTGATATTTCTTCCTCCAAGATTCCATCTCCTCTTCAAAATGGAAGTATGTGATGTTTCTACTTTAGTTCGGGTTAGAACTGATCATTGGCCATGTCTAGCTTATGTCGACGAGCTTTTGGAAGCCTTATTTATTGAGTGA